A window of the Aspergillus flavus chromosome 6, complete sequence genome harbors these coding sequences:
- a CDS encoding alginate lyase 2, with the protein MILKSALTAVILCLAVEGAAALDPKCAPGGNFDLSYWNLQLPTGKTGHPATKTPSQLKGCDGYQESGVFYTDSKDGALVMKVPGSPSSTACVTTPNSKHCRTELRELSFDSGDKASWSPSAPKNRLKATVTVPTPDDGSHGTVIGQIHIDDTISTKPVCELYYSKSGDLVMGVEKTRDGGNSIFTKVGNVSVGERFSYEIRYESDELSVSINGAAPQKLDTYSLDSPRSYFKAGNYNQGDSASEVHFYELNVEH; encoded by the coding sequence ATGATACTCAAGTCGGCTCTTACAGCTGTCATCCTTTGTCTCGCCGTTGAAGGAGCTGCCGCCCTCGATCCAAAATGTGCACCAGGAGGCAATTTTGACCTGTCGTACTGGAATCTCCAGCTCCCCACTGGCAAAACTGGCCATCCCGCGACCAAAACGCCATCTCAACTGAAAGGCTGCGATGGGTACCAGGAGTCTGGAGTTTTCTACACCGACAGCAAGGATGGAGCCCTAGTGATGAAAGTCCCCGGTTCTCCTTCCTCTACCGCCTGCGTGACGACCCCCAATAGCAAACACTGTCGCACTGAACTCCGTGAGCTCAGCTTTGATAGCGGTGATAAGGCTAGCTGGAGTCCATCCGCGCCGAAGAACCGACTGAAGGCCACCGTCACTGTACCAACACCGGATGATGGGTCCCACGGCACTGTCATCGGTCAGATCCACATCGATGACACCATCTCGACTAAGCCCGTCTGCGAGCTCTATTACAGCAAATCGGGTGATCTAGTTATGGGAGTTGAAAAGACGCGCGATGGGGGCAACAGTATCTTCACGAAGGTGGGAAATGTCTCTGTTGGGGAGAGATTTTCGTATGAGATTCGATATGAGTCGGACGAGTTGAGCGTCAGCATCAACGGAGCGGCACCGCAGAAACTGGATACATACTCTTTGGATTCGCCCAGGTCGTACTTCAAGGCTGGTAACTATAACCAGGGAGATTCGGCTTCAGAAGTGCACTTTTATGAACTAAATGTTGAGCATTAA
- a CDS encoding uncharacterized protein (expressed protein): protein MESGVCIRRQRGVCRKQPQLMLLSVIVGQSSHHALTYLDPRTTKGTKTLILALYLVVDIISGHILLVHNKLNRR from the coding sequence ATGGAGTCAGGGGTTTGTATAAGACGGCAAAGGGGGGTTTGCCGGAAACAGCCACAATTGATGCTGCTTTCGGTAATCGTTGGCCAGTCCTCCCACCACGCACTAACCTACTTAGACCCACGCACCACCAAAGGGACAAAAACCCTCATTCTTGCTCTCTATTTAGTAGTGGATATAATTTCAGGACacatactactagtacataaTAAGCTAAACAGAAGGTAA
- a CDS encoding putative amino acid aldolase (metal-activated pyridoxal enzyme) produces the protein MYSPSIGDRLDSLDTPSMIVDLDLMEANIKKLFDSLLPTGLNIRPHLKTTKSAILAQKLAAAGAKGCCVAKVSEAEAITAAGFDDILITCEIIGEPKVKRLVELFKKHKKIRIVVDSEVGATAISNALAQAGVAEPISVLIDLDVGLHRTGVANAQAALALARHIKNLRQLRLIGVQGYEGHLQHLHSWEDRKKQCLESMKILTDTATLLRNEGFNIEVVTTGGTGTAEFCATVPGVTELQPGSFIFMDTDYRNAVGTFFSNSLTLLSTVISKQGDRKVTIDTGLKSLTTDSGLAECKDPRYTHENLGDEHGSLSWEEGTPDLAVGDRVEMIPSHIDPTINLHDFYYGYRNGVVEEIWRVDSRGKVQ, from the coding sequence ATGTACTCCCCAAGCATCGGCGACAGGCTCGACAGCCTAGATACCCCATCCATGATCGTGGATCTTGATCTCATGGAAGCCAATATTAAGAAGCTCTTTGACAGTCTCCTCCCCACTGGGCTTAATATTCGCCCTCATCTAAAGACAACAAAGAGCGCGATTCTCGCACAGAAGCTTGCCGCGGCAGGAGCCAAAGGCTGCTGTGTGGCTAAAGTGTCTGAAGCCGAGGCTATCACCGCCGCGGGGTTCGACGACATCCTTATCACCTGCGAGATCATTGGCGAGCCCAAAGTGAAACGACTGGTGGAACTATTCAAGAAGCACAAAAAGATCAGGATTGTGGTAGACAGCGAGGTTGGCGCAACGGCAATTAGCAATGCACTGGCGCAGGCTGGTGTTGCAGAACCCATCTCCGTTCTAATAGATCTAGATGTTGGTCTGCATCGCACAGGTGTTGCCAATGCACAGGCGGCGCTAGCTCTAGCAAGGCATATCAAGAATCTTCGCCAGTTGCGCTTGATTGGTGTCCAGGGATATGAGGGCCATTTGCAGCATCTCCACAGCTGGGAGGACCGTAAGAAACAATGTCTCGAGTCAATGAAAATCCTCACAGATACAGCTACTCTGCTGCGCAACGAGGGCTTCAACATTGAAGTGGTCACTACAGGGGGAACGGGAACCGCTGAGTTTTGCGCTACCGTGCCTGGTGTGACTGAACTGCAGCCCGGATCCTTCATTTTCATGGATACCGACTACCGTAACGCGGTGGGGACATTCTTTTCAAATAGTCTGACTTTACTATCCACGGTCATCAGCAAGCAAGGAGACCGGAAAGTAACGATCGACACTGGGCTGAAGTCCTTGACGACAGACAGTGGTCTGGCAGAGTGCAAAGACCCGAGATACACGCACGAGAACCTGGGCGATGAACACGGCTCACTGAGTTGGGAGGAAGGAACTCCAGATCTGGCTGTGGGTGATAGGGTTGAAATGATTCCGAGCCATATTGATCCCACTATCAACCTGCATGATTTTTACTATGGCTATCGGAACGGGGTTGTCGAGGAAATCTGGCGTGTGGACTCGAGAGGAAAGGTCCAATAG
- a CDS encoding Saccharopine dehydrogenase-domain-containing protein produces MTRSISSTDRVVFIGAAGEMCRVAIERFATASNASLVLADINTDALESLLAKLPAGRATTKKLDLFDEASLHETVTGAALVVLGAGPYARTSGPVLAACLKAKVPYLDFDDDVESTTAALSLHEKAQEAGVPCYIGCGASPGMSNMLAVDAVSDLDTVDTIDLCWLVGDERPGIGKAVLEHLMHIAAGPCLTWANGKSSLNESWVETGYAPMVGQSGETLLHETAHPEPVTLPRLFPTAARIRCLGGLDPAPFNGIARGLGTAVRRQALSMDEAVGFLLNLVNNPPSYNGWTDALGGLTGHFRGGDITIKELWQLVAQGAHALGPWRYALMGMIDQIRSGECTTGEILSFIASSARGQPAPYRGSLLVRAIGSRHGHPAVVIKRTTKCGEGSYLMKNMASITGTACAAFMVMALEPGQKRTGVFAPEGWAKPQDFYRALEQPELECIALLHVS; encoded by the exons ATGACTCGCTCCATCAGCAGCACTGACCGGGTTGTCTTTATTGGGGCCGCTGGGGAGATGTGTCGTGTGGCCATCGAACGGTTTGCTACCGCAAGCAATGCCTCACTCGTTCTAGCGGACATCAACACGGACGCCCTGGAATCGCTCCTCGCGAAGCTGCCAGCCGGCCGTGCGACAACAAAAAAGCTGGATCTTTTTGATGAAGCTAGTTTGCACGAGACGGTTACCGGCGCTGCCCTCGTTGTCCTTGGCGCCGGACCGTATGCGCGAACCTCAGGGCCTGTCCTGGCCGCCTGTCTGAAGGCGAAGGTACCTTACCTTGACTTTGACGACGATGTGGAGAGTACTACGGCAGCTCTCTCCCTACATGAAAAAGCTCAGGAGGCTGGTGTGCCATGCTATATTGGCTGCGGAGCCTCACCGGGTATGAGCAATATGCTGGCCGTTGATGCCGTCAGCGATCTTGACACGGTTGATACCATCGACCTCTGTTGGCTTGTCGGTGACGAGCGTCCCGGCATTGGCAAGGCGGTTCTGGAACATCTTATGCATATCGCTGCTGGGCCTTGTTTGACATGGGCGAATGGAAAATCATCGCTCAATGAATCATGGGTCGAGACAGGGTATGCGCCTATGGTAGGGCAATCTGGTGAAACACTTTTACACGAGACAGCGCATCCGGAGCCAGTAACCCTACCACGGCTATTCCCAACCGCCGCTCGTATTCGATGCCTGGGCGGGCTGGATCCTGCGCCTTTCAACGGAATTGCCCGTGGACTTGGCACTGCCGTCCGTCGGCAAGCATTGTCTATGGACGAGGCCGTTGGCTTCTTGCTCAACCTGGTCAATAACCCCCCATCGTACAATGGCTGGACCGATGCGTTGGGCGGCTTGACCGGACATTTCCGTGGCGGCGATATTACTATCAAGGAGCTGTGGCAGTTGGTTGCGCAAGGGGCTCATGCTCTAGGCCCTTGGCGCTACGCACTGATGGGCATGATTGACCAGATCCGAAGCGGCGAATGCACAACTGGAGAGATCCTGTCTTTCATCGCCTCTTCTGCACGTGGCCAACCAGCACCATATCGTGGCAGTCTCCTAGTGCGAGCGATTGGCTCCCGCCATGGCCACCCTGCCGTTGTTATCAAACGAACGACGAAATGTGGCGAAGGCTCCTATCTTATGAAGAACATGGCATCAATCACGGGAACGGCATGCGCCGCGTTCATGGTGATGGCGCTGGAGCCAGGGCAGAAGCGGACTGGTGTCTTCGCTCCCGAGGGTTGGGCGAAGCCGCAGGATTTCTATCGAGCTCTGGAGCAA CCAGAGCTCGAATGTATCGCGTTGCTGCATGTTAGCTGA
- a CDS encoding putative mao-B, whose product MKELFDVAVIGAGMAGILAARDLSQKGHSVVLLEGRDRVGGRTFTTEAFGTELELGGTYVHWTHPTIWHELQRHDISVFPPLDSEKAYWLADGDVHSGTMNDYYEALNPLMSHLVHDARSQFPMPFNVSASANDVDQESLEDRIVSLGLSAYERDILEGAMSGLVHSYREQGVAQLLQGVSGTFGDYNGFFETASFWHIEGGTKRLAAAMMSESTATLRLQTPVQSISDNGSFVTVTTRADEDIHARFVITALPINTLDDITIKPELPAPVQSMIGSKNPVMASKIYVRAKGTIEPFNAFAPAGKNPINAARVESRYEGDTLIMCICSDAAAIQANDHEAVQEALRKFVPEIEVVDTASHDWGTDEFSQGGWGWYRPGNLTGAAPLMRQRHGRIFFAGSDIASLGAGFIEGAMQTGVIAAREVAIALANGE is encoded by the coding sequence ATGAAAGAACTTTTTGATGTCGCAGTGATAGGTGCTGGGATGGCGGGAATACTGGCCGCCCGAGATCTCAGCCAGAAGGGTCATTCTGTTGTCCTTCTCGAGGGTCGAGACAGAGTCGGTGGACGGACCTTTACGACCGAAGCCTTTGGAACCGAGCTCGAATTGGGAGGCACCTATGTGCACTGGACCCATCCAACCATTTGGCACGAGCTACAACGGCACGATATCTCAGTCTTTCCACCGTTGGATTCGGAGAAAGCCTACTGGCTAGCGGATGGAGATGTCCACTCGGGCACAATGAACGACTACTACGAAGCCCTCAATCCCCTCATGTCACATTTGGTGCACGACGCTCGTTCCCAGTTTCCGATGCCGTTCAACGTCAGTGCTTCAGCGAATGATGTCGACCAGGAATCCCTCGAAGACCGCATTGTATCCTTGGGTCTCTCTGCCTATGAACGTGACATTCTCGAGGGAGCCATGTCAGGTCTGGTTCACTCGTATAGGGAGCAGGGTGTTGCCCAGCTCCTGCAAGGTGTATCTGGCACTTTTGGGGACTATAATGGCTTCTTTGAAACTGCTAGCTTTTGGCATATAGAAGGTGGTACCAAGCGTCTGGCAGCTGCCATGATGTCCGAATCGACTGCCACGTTACGCCTCCAGACACCCGTTCAATCAATTTCAGACAACGGCTCTTTTGTGACAGTAACCACACGTgctgatgaagatatccatgCACGCTTTGTCATCACTGCACTGCCCATAAACACCCTGGATGATATAACCATCAAGCCCGAGCTTCCTGCACCGGTGCAAAGCATGATCGGCAGCAAGAATCCTGTCATGGCCAGCAAGATATACGTACGTGCCAAGGGTACCATCGAACCATTCAATGCTTTTGCTCCGGCCGGGAAGAACCCTATCAATGCAGCTAGGGTCGAATCGCGGTATGAAGGAGACACCCTCATCATGTGCATTTGCTCTGATGCCGCAGCAATCCAAGCCAATGACCATGAGGCGGTACAAGAAGCTTTGCGAAAATTTGTTCCTGAGATTGAGGTTGTCGATACTGCTAGTCATGACTGGGGTACCGACGAGTTTTCTCAAGGTGGCTGGGGATGGTATCGGCCTGGGAACCTCACAGGAGCCGCCCCACTGATGCGACAACGCCATGGTCGCATTTTCTTTGCAGGGAGTGACATTGCTTCACTCGGAGCTGGCTTCATCGAGGGTGCTATGCAGACGGGTGTAATTGCGGCTCGCGAGGTTGCCATTGCCTTGGCGAATGGAGAATAA
- a CDS encoding dynamin family GTPase, giving the protein MYAAAPQARGARKRNLGAKMGKRVRHFVGVESSEQLAFIDELQALGLSNTINLPELVVVGDQNTGKSSVLQAITEVSFPVKDTMCTRFPIQISFRQTSAAKELPVKATVVPGPLSEEDDELLARVEDFLIEKKELTSEVMEEIIDKATECIFGDQKSTKQLTLSDATLRIERSGPDEMHWTIVDLPGLIRGKKSGKGVDVLNDAGNGVNEESHVRNNAAVAEELARTYLNNERNIILVVVDNVDVERHKTFELIEEIPSLQTRCIGVLTKCDRKQEGSDHWMIKLLQNDLATVPHLDHGWFGLRNRLPIERDSSDAERDEMELKEFAKPAWEGLSKDRTGIRSLMSYIDKERRAQIQKEIPHIITEITQHLRECEANLKRMGESRTTARAQRYYVLQFCNEMQKMAEGTLRGQHQDIPSTDAKAMLRYKIRLRLDQFRDDMCRSENIAIKFTDYRADLEWLKSQSSDPRVWEEHVVNGQGLYAAIAQEAKICEGRSLPGSVHPDVEEKLFRKLSVHWEGIAREFVEDVKIMVTDCYNILLKIAIPNSKVRLEVSRIVGKTLEEWNKDADTALRELVEDNQARPLITRNPSLLSFTSMTDEILLGHSSNNKAANGKANGGSNGEDVGPYFIPTSLNQILSARARLDGYYDIALWRFIDNVAMQVMERHVLGPKCPMRIVSADRFAQLDDTELNTVAGEDEADTRMRARLERTRSRYQKALERWERLRVL; this is encoded by the exons GAGAGCTCTGAGCAGCTCGCTTTCATCGATGAGCTTCAAGCGCTTGGACTCAGCAACACAATCAATCTTCCGGAA CTTGTCGTCGTTGGTGACCAGAATACCGGCAAGAGCTCTGTCCTTCAAGCTATCACTGAGGTTTCCTTCCCAGTCAAGGACACTATGTGCACTCGCTTCCCGATTCAGATCTCGTTTCGACAGACATCCGCGGCCAAGGAACTTCCCGTGAAGGCTACAGTGGTCCCGGGTCCACTGTctgaggaagacgatgagcTTCTTGCCCGGGTGGAGGATTTCCTtatcgagaagaaggaactGACGTCGGAGGTCATGGAGGAGATTATAGATAAA GCAACGGAATGTATCTTCGGTGACCAAAAGTCCACCAAACAGTTGACGCTTAGCGACGCGACTCTTCGAATTGAGCGCTCCGGCCCCGATGAAATGCACTGGACCATTGTTGACCTGCCCGGTCTAATACGCGGAAAGAAATCGGGCAAGGGAGTAGATGTATTGAATGATGCCGGCAATGGAGTAAATGAAGAGTCGCATGTCCGGAATAACGCGGCAGTGGCGGAGGAGCTGGCTCGTACCTATTTAAATAACGAGCGAAATATCATTCT GGTTGTCGTCGACAATGTGGATGTGGAGCGGCATAAGACCTTTGAGTTGATCGAAGAGATACCGAGTCTGCAGACCCGATGCATTGGGGTTCTCACCAAATGTGATCGCAAGCAGGAAGGATCAGATCACTGG ATGATCAAACTTCTTCAAAACGACCTGGCCACTGTTCCACACTTGGACCATGGTTGGTTTGGATTGCGCAACAGATTGCCTATCGAGCGTGATTCCTCTGACGCAGAGCGTGACGAGATGGAGCTCAAAGAATTTGCTAAGCCAGCTTGGGAAGGTCTTTCGAAAGATAGGACTGGAATCCGATCGTTGATGAGCTACATCGACAAGGAGCGACGTGCCCAAATCCAGAAAGAGATCCCTCACATTATTACTGAGATCACCCAGCACCTCCGGGAATGCGAAGCCAATCTGAAAAGAATGGGAGAGTCTAGGACTACCGCGCGAGCTCAGCGATATTATGTCCTCCAGTTCTGCAATgagatgcagaagatggCAGAGGGAACCTTGAGAGGGCAGCATCAAGACATACCTTCAACAGATGCAAAAGCTATGCTCCGGTACAAAATCCGACTTCGTCTGGATCAATTCCGTGATGATATGTGCAGGAGTGAAAACATCGCGATCAAGTTTACAGACTACAGAGCAGACCTAGAGTGGCTTAAATCTCAGAGCTCCGACCCCAGGGTATGGGAGGAGCATGTGGTCAACGGCCAGGGGCTGTACGCAGCAATCGCTCAGGAAGCCAAGATATGCGAAGGAAGAAGCCTCCCAGGAAGCGTTCATCCGGACGTAGAAGAGAAGCTTTTCCGGAAGCTGTCCGTGCACTGGGAGGGTATCGCCCGTGAGTTTGTTGAGGATGTCAAGATCATGGTCACAGACTGCTACAACATTCTATTGAAGATCGCAATACCGAACAGTAAAGTGCGTTTGGAAGTGAGTCGTATTGTTGGGAAAACGCTTGAAGAGTGGAACAAAGATGCAGACACGGCACTCCGGGAATTGGTTGAAGACAACCAAGCCCGTCCATTGATTACTCGCAATCCATCTCTGCTGTCTTTCACGAGCATGACGGATGAAATCTTGCTTGGCCATTCCTCCAACAATAAAGCAGCGAATGGTAAGGCCAATGGAGGTTcgaatggagaagatgttggccCCTACTTTATACCCACCTCCTTGAACCAGATCCTTTCCGCCCGAGCAAGACTGGATGGATACTACGATATTGCTCTATGGCGCTTTATCGATAATGTGGCAATGCAGGTTATGGAGAGACATGTGCTGGGACCGAAATGTCCAATGCGCATTGTCTCCGCCGATCGTTTTGCTCAGCTTGATGATACAGAGCTGAACACGGTTGCCGGCGAAGACGAAGCCGATACTCGTATGCGTGCAAGACTGGAGAGGACGCGATCTCGCTATCAGAAAGCACTTGAGCGTTGGGAGAGACTGAGGGTTCTCTGA